The Novosphingobium kaempferiae genome includes a window with the following:
- a CDS encoding DUF2059 domain-containing protein, which yields MRFVLTACAALLASVSPAFAAEPVATDPARLAAAKQTVDYVFPLGTYGRIMNGTMDKMMDSIMDSMMQMPLKDLAGISGVDTSQLGSGTMAQIMEIYDPAFKQRMQVSTRTMMTDMMGLMTQFEPDIREGLASAYAGRFDAKQLQEMNAFFATPTGKAYAAESYIIMMSPEVMNRMQALMPRLMKEMPAIVEKVKASTANLPAPRAYADLKPAEKDKLAGLLGISRKELDDGEAKKAQSLKEE from the coding sequence ATGCGCTTCGTCCTCACCGCCTGCGCGGCCCTGCTCGCGTCCGTTTCTCCTGCCTTCGCCGCAGAGCCTGTCGCGACCGATCCGGCGCGCCTTGCTGCCGCGAAGCAGACGGTGGACTACGTGTTCCCGCTCGGCACCTACGGGCGGATCATGAACGGCACGATGGACAAGATGATGGATTCCATCATGGACTCCATGATGCAGATGCCGCTGAAGGATCTTGCCGGGATCAGCGGCGTCGATACCTCGCAACTGGGCAGCGGCACCATGGCGCAGATCATGGAGATCTACGATCCCGCCTTCAAGCAGCGCATGCAGGTGTCCACCCGCACCATGATGACCGACATGATGGGCCTGATGACCCAGTTCGAGCCCGACATCCGCGAGGGGCTCGCCAGCGCCTATGCCGGGCGGTTCGACGCGAAGCAGCTTCAGGAGATGAACGCCTTCTTCGCCACGCCCACCGGCAAGGCCTATGCGGCCGAATCCTACATCATCATGATGTCGCCCGAAGTGATGAACCGGATGCAGGCGCTGATGCCCCGGCTGATGAAGGAGATGCCCGCCATCGTCGAGAAGGTGAAGGCCTCCACCGCCAACCTGCCCGCCCCGCGCGCCTATGCGGACCTCAAGCCCGCCGAGAAGGACAAGCTGGCCGGACTGCTCGGCATCTCGCGCAAGGAACTGGACGACGGCGAGGCGAAGAAGGCGCAGTCGCTCAAGGAGGAGTGA
- a CDS encoding LysR substrate-binding domain-containing protein, with protein sequence MRVVRLGSAKAAANELALSPSALSRRVAALEDFTGKRLFTRQHQAMKLTDEGQAFYTAIAPKLEELAEAVEAQIDRGQVLRLHLGVPSLFGGQRLFPRLPELRKLHPRLHIDIDTGAHLEDRVGDTLDAAIILAKEPDPQYYRVQLDHNKVYAITSQALADEMGSVPDEAKLSRQTFLIHQDLPDSLEAWKRAIDMPDLDPASVDRFDSGQLVLEAAAQGLGIAIMHDDHFRRAHDTRLARLYDVEVESPYRYWFVCRPKSLESRPVRIFHEWLLQAGL encoded by the coding sequence GTGCGCGTCGTTCGCCTCGGTTCCGCCAAGGCGGCCGCCAACGAACTCGCGCTCAGCCCCTCGGCGCTGTCGCGCCGCGTCGCCGCGCTTGAGGACTTCACCGGCAAGCGGCTGTTCACCCGCCAGCACCAGGCGATGAAGCTGACCGACGAGGGCCAAGCGTTCTACACCGCCATCGCCCCGAAGCTGGAGGAGCTGGCCGAGGCGGTCGAGGCGCAGATCGATCGCGGGCAGGTGCTGCGCCTGCATCTGGGCGTGCCCTCGCTGTTCGGCGGCCAGCGCCTGTTCCCGCGCCTGCCGGAACTGCGCAAGCTGCACCCGCGCCTGCACATCGACATCGACACCGGCGCGCATCTGGAGGATCGCGTGGGCGATACGCTCGACGCGGCGATCATCCTGGCGAAGGAGCCGGACCCGCAGTATTACCGCGTCCAGCTCGATCACAACAAGGTCTACGCCATCACCTCGCAGGCGCTGGCGGACGAGATGGGCTCGGTGCCGGACGAGGCCAAGCTGTCGCGTCAGACCTTCCTGATCCATCAGGATCTGCCCGACAGCCTCGAGGCGTGGAAGCGGGCGATCGACATGCCCGACCTCGATCCGGCCTCGGTCGATCGCTTCGATTCCGGCCAGCTCGTGCTGGAAGCGGCGGCGCAGGGCCTCGGCATCGCGATCATGCACGACGACCACTTCCGCCGCGCGCACGACACGCGGCTGGCGCGTCTCTACGACGTCGAGGTGGAAAGCCCGTACCGCTACTGGTTCGTCTGCCGCCCCAAGTCACTGGAATCGCGCCCGGTGCGCATTTTCCACGAGTGGCTGCTGCAGGCGGGGCTGTAA
- a CDS encoding hemolysin family protein, translating to MADNGRHTDSASGEGDSTNTLWRAFKRLFQAEGDQSLRAQLEEVINEHEGDPEGASTVSGDLSPIERQMLRNLLHFSEHDADDVAIPRSEIVAIPASASWADVVEAFAEHGHSRMPVYGETLDAIKGMIHIKDVFPLLARGAPPPEDWTTLMRQPLYVPQSRGALDVLADMRAQRTHLAVVIDEYTGTDGIITIEDLVEEIVGNIEDEHDDAPEELLVAIDDGMWDADARAELDEVAQRIDPRLAEVEESVETLGGLAFVLAGQVPEVGAVLDHDSGWKIEVTDGDERRVTRLRLHPPVEELEREAE from the coding sequence ATGGCCGACAATGGCCGCCACACCGACTCCGCTTCCGGAGAAGGCGACAGTACCAACACGCTTTGGCGTGCTTTCAAGCGGCTTTTCCAGGCAGAGGGCGACCAGTCCCTGCGAGCCCAGCTTGAAGAGGTCATCAACGAGCACGAAGGCGATCCCGAGGGCGCCTCGACCGTCAGCGGCGATCTTTCGCCGATCGAGCGGCAGATGCTGCGCAACCTCCTGCATTTCAGCGAGCACGACGCGGACGACGTGGCGATCCCGCGCAGCGAGATCGTGGCGATTCCCGCATCGGCCAGCTGGGCCGACGTGGTGGAAGCCTTCGCCGAGCACGGCCACAGCCGCATGCCGGTCTACGGAGAGACGCTCGACGCCATCAAGGGCATGATCCACATCAAGGACGTGTTCCCGCTGCTGGCGCGCGGCGCGCCGCCGCCGGAGGACTGGACCACGCTGATGCGCCAGCCGCTCTACGTGCCGCAGTCGCGCGGGGCGCTGGACGTGTTGGCCGACATGCGCGCCCAGCGCACGCACCTTGCGGTCGTCATCGACGAGTACACCGGCACCGACGGGATCATCACCATCGAGGATCTGGTGGAGGAGATCGTCGGCAACATCGAGGACGAGCACGACGATGCTCCCGAGGAGTTGCTGGTTGCAATCGACGACGGGATGTGGGACGCGGACGCCCGAGCGGAACTCGACGAAGTGGCGCAGCGGATCGATCCGCGCCTTGCCGAAGTCGAGGAATCGGTGGAAACCCTTGGCGGCCTTGCCTTCGTGCTGGCCGGGCAGGTGCCCGAAGTGGGCGCCGTCCTGGACCACGACAGCGGCTGGAAGATCGAGGTCACCGATGGAGACGAACGGCGCGTGACGCGGCTTCGGCTGCATCCGCCGGTGGAAGAGTTGGAGAGAGAGGCAGAGTAA
- the ybeY gene encoding rRNA maturation RNase YbeY, which produces MDLEIDIEAPWAPGTDWADLAEAALEALVTLAPELDNPRLTASLLFTSDEEVHVLNREWRAKDKPTNVLSFPMLERDALLDLAQDGPPEMLGDLALACETCTREAAEKGVPVEHHASHLIIHGLLHLAGHDHETSDEDAEAMEALETKALAILGIPDPYGDRT; this is translated from the coding sequence ATGGATCTCGAAATCGACATCGAAGCCCCCTGGGCACCCGGCACCGACTGGGCCGACCTTGCCGAAGCGGCGCTGGAGGCGCTCGTCACGCTGGCGCCGGAGCTGGACAACCCGCGCCTCACCGCCAGCCTGCTGTTCACCAGCGACGAGGAGGTCCACGTCCTCAACCGCGAATGGCGGGCCAAGGACAAGCCGACCAACGTGCTCTCCTTCCCCATGCTGGAGCGCGACGCGCTGCTCGATCTGGCGCAGGACGGCCCGCCCGAGATGCTGGGCGACCTTGCCCTCGCGTGCGAGACCTGCACGCGCGAGGCGGCGGAGAAGGGGGTGCCGGTGGAGCACCACGCCAGCCACCTCATCATCCACGGCCTGCTCCATCTGGCGGGGCACGACCACGAGACTTCGGACGAGGATGCCGAGGCGATGGAAGCGCTCGAAACAAAGGCACTTGCGATTTTAGGCATTCCCGACCCATATGGGGACCGCACTTAG
- the bioF gene encoding 8-amino-7-oxononanoate synthase, with protein MSRLDSHLEAALERVTRAGRRRELRATALLPQGRVERAGRTLIDFSSNDYLGLARHPLLVERSAEWAARDGAGSGASRLVTGTSAAHLALEARIAAFKHCEAALIFASGWQANAAVIPALLAAIPGIAVFTDRLIHASMHAGIAMAGARQHRFHHNDLDHLETLLAEKGADAPARLILTESVFSMDGDRVDIARLTEIAERHDAALFVDEAHATGVLGPEGRGLSALVPGKVDLVMGTFSKALGGFGAYVAGSRVLIDYLVNAASGFIFTTAPPPAVLGAVDAALDLIPGMDAERAHLAALGERLRGGLTRLGLDHGASSTQIVPAVIGAEEDAMALSARLEDAGFLASAIRPPTVPPGTSRLRIALRATHEEGDIDALLAAIESLR; from the coding sequence ATGAGCAGGCTCGATTCCCACCTCGAGGCGGCGCTGGAGCGCGTGACCCGCGCAGGTCGGCGGCGCGAGCTTCGCGCCACGGCGCTGCTGCCGCAAGGCCGCGTGGAGCGCGCCGGGCGAACGCTGATCGACTTTTCCAGCAACGACTACCTCGGCCTCGCCCGCCATCCGCTGCTGGTGGAGCGCTCCGCCGAATGGGCCGCGCGCGACGGCGCGGGCTCGGGCGCATCGCGGCTGGTGACGGGGACGAGCGCGGCGCACCTCGCCTTGGAAGCCCGGATCGCGGCGTTCAAGCACTGCGAGGCGGCGCTCATCTTCGCGAGCGGGTGGCAGGCCAACGCGGCAGTGATCCCGGCGCTGCTGGCGGCCATTCCCGGCATCGCCGTCTTCACCGACCGCCTGATCCACGCGAGCATGCACGCCGGCATCGCCATGGCCGGGGCGCGCCAGCACCGCTTCCACCACAACGACCTCGACCACCTCGAAACGCTGCTGGCGGAAAAGGGCGCCGACGCCCCGGCCCGCCTGATCCTGACCGAAAGCGTGTTCTCGATGGACGGCGACCGCGTCGACATCGCCCGCCTGACCGAGATCGCCGAGCGCCACGACGCCGCCCTCTTCGTCGACGAGGCGCACGCGACGGGCGTGCTCGGCCCGGAAGGGCGCGGGCTTTCGGCACTGGTGCCGGGCAAGGTCGATCTCGTCATGGGCACCTTCAGCAAGGCGCTGGGCGGGTTCGGGGCCTATGTGGCCGGGTCGCGCGTGCTGATCGACTACCTCGTCAACGCGGCGAGCGGGTTCATCTTCACCACCGCGCCGCCGCCCGCCGTGCTGGGCGCGGTCGATGCCGCGCTGGACCTGATCCCCGGCATGGATGCCGAGCGCGCGCACCTTGCCGCGCTGGGCGAGCGTCTGCGCGGTGGCCTGACGCGCCTCGGCCTCGACCACGGCGCGTCCTCGACCCAGATCGTGCCCGCCGTCATCGGCGCGGAGGAGGATGCCATGGCGCTCTCCGCCAGGCTGGAGGACGCGGGCTTCCTCGCCTCCGCCATCCGTCCGCCGACGGTGCCGCCGGGCACCAGCCGCCTGCGCATCGCCCTGCGCGCCACGCATGAAGAGGGCGACATCGACGCCCTGCTCGCCGCGATAGAGTCGCTTCGGTGA
- a CDS encoding alpha/beta fold hydrolase produces the protein MKLLFAHGWGFDRTFWTPLIALLPECEAVTDDRGYFGAPAEPLVEGPCIAVTHSFGTMRVLSAPPPGLVGVVAINGFERFSGDTGVPVRVLDRMIRRFATDPRAVLTEFRHSVGCTDPFGEIAPEPLAADLLRLRDACATLPQVPVLAIHGEADPLLPPAMRAATFAGADVQRIDAAGGHLLPLEAPDLCAAAIRGMLGHV, from the coding sequence GTGAAGCTGCTGTTCGCCCACGGCTGGGGCTTCGACCGCACTTTCTGGACGCCGCTGATCGCGCTCCTGCCGGAATGCGAGGCCGTGACCGACGACCGCGGCTACTTCGGTGCGCCTGCCGAACCTCTCGTCGAAGGCCCCTGCATCGCGGTGACGCACTCGTTCGGGACCATGCGGGTGCTCTCCGCCCCGCCGCCGGGACTGGTAGGCGTCGTCGCGATCAACGGGTTCGAGCGCTTCAGCGGCGATACGGGCGTCCCCGTCCGCGTGCTCGACCGCATGATCCGCCGCTTCGCCACCGACCCGCGCGCGGTCCTCACCGAGTTCCGTCACAGCGTCGGCTGCACCGACCCGTTCGGCGAGATCGCCCCCGAACCGCTCGCCGCCGACCTCCTGCGCCTGCGCGACGCCTGCGCGACGCTCCCGCAAGTGCCGGTACTGGCGATCCACGGCGAGGCCGACCCGCTGCTCCCGCCCGCCATGCGCGCGGCCACCTTCGCCGGGGCCGATGTGCAGCGCATCGACGCGGCGGGCGGCCACCTGCTGCCCCTCGAAGCGCCGGACCTGTGCGCCGCCGCCATTCGCGGGATGCTCGGGCATGTCTAG
- a CDS encoding methyltransferase domain-containing protein, translating to MSRRDRIRSAFAAAPDYDGNARVQRDVADRLAARIAALDLPSSPRVLEIGCGTGFLTQALAAQGLGGEWLVTDIAPEMVERCKARLAAPQPGRTLRFATLDGEHGTPGGAPFDLICSSLAVQWFDDAPAALARLSQWLAPGGHLVVTTLGPHSFREWRAAHEAEGIAPGTPAFAPVESFATLSPETLLVEDHLERHPDPRAFLRAVKAIGAGTSAPAHRPLTPAQLRRVMARFAQSGCEVTYEVATCHLRRAPTFPYVSPS from the coding sequence ATGTCTAGGCGCGACCGCATCCGCAGCGCCTTCGCCGCCGCGCCGGACTACGACGGCAACGCCCGCGTGCAGCGCGACGTGGCCGACCGCCTCGCCGCGCGCATCGCCGCACTGGACCTGCCCTCCAGCCCCCGCGTGCTGGAGATCGGCTGCGGCACCGGCTTCCTGACGCAAGCGCTGGCCGCGCAGGGCCTTGGCGGCGAGTGGCTCGTCACCGACATCGCGCCCGAAATGGTGGAGCGCTGCAAGGCCCGCCTCGCCGCCCCGCAACCGGGCCGCACGCTGCGCTTCGCCACTCTCGACGGCGAACACGGCACGCCCGGGGGGGCGCCCTTCGACCTCATCTGCTCCAGCCTTGCAGTGCAGTGGTTCGACGATGCGCCCGCCGCGCTCGCGCGCCTGTCGCAGTGGCTGGCGCCCGGCGGCCACCTCGTCGTCACCACGCTCGGCCCCCACAGTTTCCGCGAGTGGCGCGCCGCGCATGAGGCCGAGGGCATCGCCCCCGGCACCCCCGCCTTCGCGCCCGTGGAGAGCTTCGCCACGCTCTCGCCCGAGACGCTTCTGGTGGAAGACCACCTTGAGCGCCACCCCGATCCGCGCGCGTTCCTGCGCGCCGTGAAGGCCATCGGTGCGGGCACTTCCGCCCCCGCGCACCGCCCCCTCACCCCTGCGCAGCTGCGCCGCGTCATGGCCCGTTTCGCCCAAAGCGGATGCGAAGTGACCTACGAAGTCGCGACCTGCCACTTGCGCCGCGCCCCGACCTTTCCTTACGTGAGCCCCTCATGA
- the bioD gene encoding dethiobiotin synthase, protein MTSRPIIVTGTDTGIGKTVFAAALAGALGAHYWKPVQAGIEEEGPDAQRVAYLGGLPQGKVLAEAYSLATPCSPHLAAEIDGVTIDTDRLALPQVDGPLVVEGAGGALVPISRSETYADQFARWGAPVVLVARTTLGTINHSLLSIEALRSRGVEVLGVAFVGDAVEDSEATICAMGGVKRLGRLPRLDPLTPETLAAAFAANFRVEDFA, encoded by the coding sequence ATGACTTCGCGCCCCATCATCGTCACCGGCACCGATACCGGCATCGGCAAGACCGTGTTCGCCGCCGCGCTCGCGGGTGCGCTGGGCGCGCATTACTGGAAGCCGGTGCAGGCCGGGATCGAGGAGGAAGGCCCCGACGCGCAGCGCGTGGCGTATCTCGGCGGGCTGCCGCAGGGCAAGGTGCTGGCCGAAGCCTACAGCCTCGCCACCCCCTGCTCCCCCCACCTCGCCGCCGAGATCGACGGCGTGACCATCGACACCGACCGCCTCGCGCTGCCGCAGGTCGATGGCCCGCTGGTGGTCGAGGGCGCGGGCGGCGCGCTCGTCCCGATCTCCCGCAGCGAAACCTACGCCGACCAGTTCGCCCGCTGGGGCGCCCCGGTGGTGCTGGTGGCGCGCACCACGCTGGGCACCATCAACCACTCGCTGCTCTCGATCGAGGCGCTGCGTTCGCGCGGCGTCGAAGTGCTCGGCGTCGCCTTCGTCGGCGATGCGGTGGAGGACAGCGAGGCGACCATCTGCGCGATGGGCGGCGTCAAACGCCTCGGCCGCCTGCCCCGCCTCGATCCGCTGACGCCCGAAACGCTCGCCGCCGCCTTCGCCGCGAATTTCCGCGTGGAGGACTTCGCGTGA
- a CDS encoding adenosylmethionine--8-amino-7-oxononanoate transaminase produces the protein MSSAIWHPFTQHGLEEPIPLVTHAEGALLHTADGRTVIDAISSWWVTTHGHCHPRIMAAVAEQAGKLDQLIFAGWTHEPAEAVAAGLRAIMPPELTRVFFSDSGSTSVEVALKMALGYWHAQGEARHRIVVMEHSYHGDTIGAMSVGARGVFNQPYEQLLFDVGRIPYPAAGAEQVTLDALEALCREGDIAALIVEPLILGSGGMLVYGPETLRAMREICARYGVLFIADEVMTGWGRTGTLLACEQAGVVPDILCLSKGLTGGALPLAVTMATEPIFAAHWSTDRAKMFFHSSSYTANPIACAAAAANLAIWREEPVRECVADLARRQAAWLEKLGRFCHFENPRTLGTIAALDLRTGGETGYMNDLAPRLLAFFRERDALLRPLGNTVYVMPPYCITDDQLDEVWNAIGEAVISF, from the coding sequence GTGAGTTCGGCGATCTGGCACCCCTTCACCCAGCACGGGCTGGAAGAGCCGATCCCCCTCGTCACCCATGCCGAAGGGGCACTGCTCCACACGGCGGACGGCCGCACGGTGATCGACGCGATCTCTTCGTGGTGGGTGACGACGCACGGCCACTGCCACCCGCGCATCATGGCCGCCGTGGCCGAGCAGGCGGGGAAGCTGGACCAGCTGATCTTCGCGGGCTGGACGCACGAGCCGGCGGAGGCCGTCGCCGCCGGGCTGCGGGCGATCATGCCGCCCGAATTGACGCGGGTGTTCTTCTCCGATTCCGGCTCCACCAGCGTCGAGGTCGCGCTGAAGATGGCGCTCGGCTACTGGCATGCGCAGGGTGAGGCCCGCCACCGCATCGTCGTGATGGAGCATTCCTACCACGGCGACACCATCGGCGCGATGTCGGTCGGCGCGCGCGGGGTGTTCAACCAGCCTTACGAGCAGCTGCTGTTCGACGTCGGCCGCATCCCCTACCCCGCCGCCGGGGCGGAGCAGGTCACGCTAGACGCGCTGGAAGCCCTGTGCCGCGAGGGCGATATCGCCGCGCTGATAGTCGAGCCGCTGATCCTCGGCTCGGGCGGCATGCTGGTCTACGGGCCGGAAACGCTGCGGGCGATGCGCGAGATCTGCGCGCGGTACGGCGTCCTGTTCATCGCCGACGAGGTGATGACCGGCTGGGGCCGCACCGGCACCCTGCTGGCGTGCGAGCAGGCAGGCGTGGTGCCCGACATCCTGTGCCTGTCGAAGGGCCTGACCGGCGGTGCGCTGCCGCTGGCAGTGACGATGGCGACCGAGCCGATCTTCGCCGCGCACTGGTCCACCGACCGGGCGAAGATGTTCTTCCACTCCTCCAGCTACACCGCCAACCCGATCGCCTGCGCCGCCGCCGCCGCCAACCTCGCCATCTGGCGCGAGGAGCCGGTGCGCGAATGCGTCGCCGACCTCGCCCGGCGTCAGGCCGCGTGGCTGGAGAAGCTCGGCCGCTTCTGCCATTTCGAAAACCCGCGCACGCTCGGCACCATCGCCGCGCTGGACCTGCGGACGGGCGGGGAGACGGGCTACATGAACGACCTCGCGCCCCGGCTGCTTGCCTTCTTCCGCGAGCGCGACGCGCTGCTGCGCCCGCTGGGCAACACCGTCTACGTGATGCCGCCCTACTGCATCACCGACGATCAACTCGACGAAGTGTGGAACGCCATCGGCGAGGCCGTCATCTCGTTCTGA
- a CDS encoding TonB-dependent siderophore receptor has translation MKFKFALMLGSAYALSAMPAMAQAPAEEPGSDEIVVTGKYTIDNKIDTATGLGLSVQETPQSVSIMTSQRILDQNLISVKDVIVNSVGVSANEVDDVRNSFFARGFEIRNTQVDGVPAAWTLAGGNGETSIDVSIYERVEIVRGATGLLSGAGDPSASVNLVRKHADATELTGYASASIGSWNTWRLSADVSGALTSDGRVRARAVGRYEEGDFYMDIQHRKKWVLYGVIEADLTDSTLVRAGISHQDTKPKGASWGALPTFYTDGTLTDLPRSQATAADWTYWNSTNQNIFATVRQGFGDRWNLTVNYNRLRNTGDTQLLYMYGGVDKATGTLESSNPYKSKGVSTQNSIDAQLKGEFTLFGRDHEVVLGALYSELKRHTDNFVAPYTENNPAWGTGLNSWATNTPFIGQKGLPFPEPVWGTTPVRNEQERIEQTGYYGALRMNVADPLKIIVGGRLASWNQKGFAWSGTSDYGDDNVFIPYVGALYDITPNHRVYASYTKIFQPQNLRDRNLNLLDPLDGNAYEIGLKSSFFNDALQTSVALFRIEQDNVGITDGEPIAVPGTNPVQPYRAAQGVTSKGFEVEVTGQPLEGWNVNASYSQFKAEDANNVAANPDQPRKLLKIFTTYDLPGFLEGLTVGGGVNYRSKSYSDGTNPYLFDADGDPVPFRFQQKGYTLVSLMARYSVTEQLQIQGNLENLFDKKYYSQTGSFSQYRYGAPRNFTVSANYKF, from the coding sequence ATGAAGTTCAAGTTCGCTCTCATGCTGGGCAGCGCCTATGCGCTCAGCGCCATGCCCGCGATGGCACAGGCTCCGGCCGAAGAGCCCGGCAGCGACGAGATCGTCGTCACCGGCAAGTATACCATCGACAACAAGATCGACACCGCGACCGGCCTCGGCCTCTCGGTGCAGGAAACGCCGCAGTCGGTCAGCATCATGACCTCGCAGCGCATCCTCGACCAGAACCTCATCAGCGTTAAGGACGTGATCGTGAACAGCGTCGGCGTGTCGGCCAACGAGGTCGACGACGTTCGCAACAGCTTCTTCGCGCGCGGCTTCGAGATCCGCAACACGCAGGTCGACGGCGTCCCCGCCGCCTGGACCCTCGCCGGCGGCAACGGCGAGACCAGCATCGACGTCTCGATCTACGAGCGCGTCGAGATCGTGCGCGGCGCCACCGGCCTGCTCTCGGGCGCGGGCGACCCGTCGGCCTCGGTCAACCTCGTGCGCAAGCATGCCGACGCCACCGAGCTGACCGGCTACGCCAGCGCCAGCATCGGCAGCTGGAACACCTGGCGCCTCTCCGCCGATGTCAGCGGTGCACTTACCTCCGACGGTCGCGTGCGCGCCCGTGCGGTCGGCCGCTACGAGGAAGGCGACTTCTACATGGACATCCAGCACCGCAAGAAGTGGGTGCTGTACGGCGTGATCGAGGCCGACCTGACCGACTCCACGCTGGTCCGCGCCGGCATCAGCCACCAGGACACCAAGCCCAAGGGCGCAAGCTGGGGCGCGCTGCCGACCTTCTACACCGACGGCACGCTGACCGACCTGCCGCGCTCGCAGGCGACGGCCGCCGACTGGACCTACTGGAACTCCACCAACCAGAACATCTTCGCCACTGTCCGCCAGGGCTTCGGCGACCGCTGGAACCTGACGGTCAACTACAACCGCCTGCGCAACACCGGCGACACCCAGCTGCTCTACATGTACGGCGGCGTCGACAAGGCGACCGGCACGCTGGAATCGAGCAACCCCTACAAGTCCAAGGGCGTCAGCACCCAGAACAGCATCGACGCGCAGCTGAAGGGTGAATTCACCCTGTTCGGCCGCGACCACGAAGTCGTCCTCGGCGCGCTGTACAGCGAACTGAAGCGCCACACCGACAACTTCGTTGCACCCTATACCGAGAACAATCCGGCATGGGGCACGGGGCTGAACTCGTGGGCCACGAACACCCCGTTCATCGGCCAGAAGGGCCTGCCCTTCCCCGAGCCGGTCTGGGGCACCACCCCCGTCCGCAACGAGCAGGAGCGCATCGAGCAGACCGGCTACTACGGCGCACTGCGCATGAACGTCGCCGATCCGCTGAAGATCATCGTCGGCGGACGCCTCGCCAGCTGGAACCAGAAGGGCTTCGCCTGGAGCGGCACCAGCGACTATGGCGATGACAACGTGTTCATCCCCTATGTCGGCGCGCTCTACGACATCACGCCGAACCACCGCGTCTATGCCAGCTACACCAAGATCTTCCAGCCGCAGAACCTGCGTGACCGCAATCTGAACCTGCTCGATCCGCTTGACGGCAACGCCTACGAAATCGGCCTGAAGAGCAGCTTCTTCAACGACGCGCTGCAGACCTCGGTCGCGCTGTTCCGCATCGAGCAGGACAACGTCGGCATCACCGACGGCGAGCCGATCGCGGTTCCGGGCACCAACCCGGTCCAGCCGTATCGCGCGGCGCAGGGCGTCACCAGCAAGGGCTTTGAGGTCGAAGTCACCGGCCAGCCGCTCGAAGGCTGGAACGTCAACGCCAGCTACAGCCAGTTCAAGGCCGAGGACGCCAATAACGTCGCCGCGAATCCCGACCAGCCGCGCAAGCTGCTCAAGATCTTCACCACCTACGACCTGCCGGGCTTCCTCGAAGGCCTGACCGTCGGCGGCGGCGTGAACTATCGCAGCAAGAGCTATTCGGACGGCACAAACCCGTACCTCTTCGATGCCGACGGCGACCCCGTACCGTTCCGCTTCCAGCAGAAAGGCTACACCCTGGTCAGCCTGATGGCGCGCTACAGCGTCACCGAGCAGCTGCAGATCCAGGGCAACCTGGAGAACCTGTTCGACAAGAAGTACTACAGCCAGACCGGCTCGTTCAGCCAGTACCGCTACGGCGCGCCGCGCAACTTCACGGTCAGCGCGAACTACAAGTTCTGA